One Arachis hypogaea cultivar Tifrunner chromosome 18, arahy.Tifrunner.gnm2.J5K5, whole genome shotgun sequence genomic window, atgacgtaattgatgccaaggcatcttagcctagttttactagtcttttgcctttgattttaataagttttatacactttcttgagttacaagtaagccatttgggtagaaattcatatgtatttagattcaatcaaccatgaataaattgatgcattttcatgaggttttgtgctataattgtttaTATGACAAGGATGATAAtaagtctcatgattttagcatagctttgacgcatttgttgattgatgacaggtgaccaaaaggcttggaggaaAGTTGAAGAAAAGGGATAGCAGAAGGCAGCAAAACTAACCCTGGAGGAAGCCAGCGTTTGCGTCCAAGTTTGCCTCAAAgttggaggcaaacgttggtgcaacaaCTAGCCCTGGAGGAAGCCAACATTTGCGTCCAAGTTTtcctcaaacttggaggcaaacgttggcatatcATATGCATCCAGGGAGGCCAACGCTTGCgaccaagtttgcctcaaacttggaggcaaacgttggtaAAATGTATACACCCAGGGAAGCCAACGTTTGCGACCaaatttgcctcaaacttggaggcaaacgttggcaccaaatGTGATCTTGGAAGGAGcacgtttgagttcaagtttgaccccaaacttgaactcaaacgtgaatgaAAGACAAAAAcctttctgcataatttcagcaACCCAACGTTTGAGttgaagtttgcctcaaactttgactcaaacttaaaggctCAGAGTCCAAATTGCAAAAGGGTTTTCTCTCAAGTCCAAGAGCAACCAACTAAGGCTatcttcaatccaattccatcaaggccaaggcccaaattcaaggctccaagaccattagaagaaagggtataaatagaagttagtttgatttaggagGGACGTCAActtttacttttaaattcataCCTCTTTGCTTACTGTAACTTTGATCTTGGctctgggaggagaattgaattctcttcctcttcagttttcttattttctttccggCAAAGCTTTACTGAGtattgggtgttgagaattgaggaaattctgtctcaatctcaccttgagctctctttgtttctttctctgCATAGTTCATatttagtgattttaattcaagtttctttactgttttgaatttaaatttgtttgCAATTGCTTtctgaattggatcaaggaaggtgctgagatctagacttagttttctagtctcttgacccttGAGATCTGGAATTTCCTTTCTGTTCATCTGCTAAGGCTTCTTCAAGCCAATTTACATTTTCTATTGAGATctatttcaattcaattcatcttttattttcctgtttgttgcaatttactttctcatgtttaatttctgcaatccaaATTCCCAATttcttttacaattcaagcaatttacatttcttgcactttaaacttcagccatttacatttcttgcaatctaagtttctgcaatttatatttcttgcactttagattcagctcttttaatttctctgcactttaaattcttgtcaattatccctctccctttaaatttcatgcaatttagcttctgttggatacaaatcactcaaatcaactcttgttcgcttgactaaatcaaccactaaactaaaattgctcaatccttcaatccctgtgggattgacctcactcacgtgagttattattacttaatgcgacccggtacacttgccggtgagttttgtgttagatcgttttccacacatcagtaatgagataaattcttgtttattattgtgacatgattaactagtcttatttgacattctctctatgtgaagatgacatgataccttctttcatttgttggagttgactaaataagacgaattaatcattgtatgactagggtagaaagcctatattctcaatctttgccatgaatgtctctctctctctttttattacttgctttctcttatttacttgcTTCCTTTAATcacttgcttagtttacttttcttgccatctatttttcttgcccttttataaACAAAACCCCTttgccccttcatagccaataagcatacacttcattgcaattcttcgtgagacgacccggagtacaaatactccggttaattcttatttggggtttgttctttgtgacaattgaaatttttgatgtgggaattgtttgttggtgtagaactatatctacaacgagaattcattcattttgtgtgaaattctataccgacacgatAAAACTCATTAATCaataattcacaataaattctcgttgcaagtatagtatctaaactaaaaataatcctttcatacaaaaacttgtttgtcacttaaacaaacccaataaaaataaaccgaagtatttaaatctcgggtcgtctctcaaggaattgcagggaggtgtagttattattggttatgaaaaggcatatttttgggtttttgaaataaggaacaaggaatgtaaatgacaagaaaaataaattaataactaagaaaactcttggcaatgtatgagaactagaagtcctatcccagttattcttatcaagtgtgatgagaattggctattgctcccacttagttaacctctaactatgaagaaaagtcaagtggatgaatcaatttgattcctcaagtcctagtcaactcataagGAAAGATTagttttagagggatccaaatcaactaccaACTTTTCAATTATCggtcaacaaaggagtttgataactcaaaagtctccaattactcaaccaaagccaagaatataaaagtcTATTCTAAAATCcagccaagcattttgtcaaacacttgggaggcacaacataaaaacatagaaaagcaaGAAGAGATAATAaattccaaacaaccaattgaaagcatcaataacataaactGAAAAAAGCaaacataaatatgaaatacttcaaattgtattaaataagaaattcaatctaacatggagtttataaactaaattggggaataaataaatcaacaagagaagataaataaactaaAGGACTAGAACAATAAAAAGTAGACGAGAAACTTAATTGAAATAGAGTAGAAATCTAAtattgaaaatagctaaacctaagaatcctaaaacctaaagagaggagagagcctctctctctataaaactacatctaaaacctaaattgtgaataatgggaAGTGTATGAATCAATGTTTTTCTTcagtctctgcttgtcccttgGCTTTAGTCTGCgttctggaccgaaaactgggtccagaCTCAGCCCGAAATCACCCCcagtgttttctgtgatttctgcacgtggcgcatgtcatgcgtaccatcgatggtcatcttcgcgtgtcacgcgtacgcgtcaggtacgcgcacgcatcgctgtgCAATCTCGcttatcacgcgtacgtgtcaggtacgcgcacgcgtcgccatgggaagctccaaatcacgcgcacgcgtgagccatgcgtgcgcgtcgatgctcgctggttgtctcctttatttcttgtgttccttccatttttgcaagctttctttccatcctttaagtcattcctgccctataaagcctgaaaacactgaacacacagatcatggcatcgaatggtataaaagagaggattaaacatagcaaatttaaggtcaaagaagcatgttttcaatcaaagcacagaattaggaaggaagtgtaaaatcatgcaaattttatgaataagtgtgcagagACTTggtaaaaatcactcaattgagcacaagataaaccataaaatagtggtttatcagccatacaagctgagcttttggacaatcccgaatataATGTAAACCCGATTcttggctagaaagacatcttcgGCACCTATCCGATGACGATATCCCTCTTTtgaagcgaaaacttgcagtaggaagagcctccttaagacacagcCAAGCAAAAAACttgtgcttttccggaacaagctggCGCCAAAGGCAAAGTCAATTCTCCCGCTCCTCCtaaccaaacagctgcttacacaaccataagtaaccattgcgtgagtcatagactttggcagcagacccagaccaataccaacccacttccggacctacttgcacatctggattgtaagaaagAATATTACCTTTTAAATTTtgagataaagaaaaataaagagtatccaaatgccactaCCAACCGACCAGATATCCTATATCCGGAGGTTCAAATCAGAAATGTGaccataatccatctcattagaaCCCATAAGGTTTAATTGTATACAATTTTATTCCTAATGTTTCCTGTTTGTATCAAAATTACTCCTGAATGTTAATTCCATCTGAAATGTTGAGAACAAAATTGAAAACGTTTAGAGATAATTTTGAAACAAATCaaaaacgttaaggacaaaattgaataaatcgaaaatattagagacaaaattgaataaaattaaacgttagaggtattttttgaaaaaaaattgtaaactTTAGAGACACAATATATTttaccctttattttattttatgagagTTCAGCTTGTCATTGTTGAATAACAAAGAATGAGTCATAACAGCATACAACTTCAAGATTCTAGTACCAAATGCAAAGGTATACACATGTTCAAAGAATAACCTAATGACAAGCACGGTTTCTAGCATAATGCATTTTCAAGGAATCCATCAAAACATTTAAAGAGGAGCTCTTCCATAAAATAAACCATATTCTGTGCCAATAAGAATTGATCCAAAGAATcatcacagatgctcagagcactGTGACAAAAGATGCAACAAAACTCCAACAGAAAGATATGAAATCAATTACAGAATTGTCGTTGTCTCCTCCACTAGGCAGATTTGGAGGTGGTGGAAGAAGCGTTGCATTGCCTCTATTACTATTAACCCCACTTGAGATATTGATTTCCTCTGTAACTGCTCTCATCAAAAGTACCAAATTGCACTTGGTTAGGTGCTTTACCTAATAGATTGTTGTAGCACACATTGAAGGCAGATAAGTAGTGCAAGTCTCTTACACTAGAGGAATTTCTCCACTCAAACTGTTATTTGAAAGATCCATACTCTCAATGCTTTGAAAGATCCATACTCTCAAACTGTTATTTGAAGAAACCGTCACTCCACCCCCCATAAATGGATGATACACTCCCTTCACTGCAAATGCCGCACACACTGATGCCAATATCTGTGCTCCAATATACATTGGCACCTGCATGCATGCcatatatattttagtaaaaattcaCGTGCATGCCATATATATATCACCAGTTTTTACATTCTTTCATGGGAAGTGCTTCAAAACAGCAAAGGAAATGATGACAGCAGGGTTGAGATGAGCACCGGATATGTGTCCGGTGGAGAGGATGATCACCATAACAGCAAGGCCGACGACGGCAGCGCAGCCAATCAATGTCTCTAATCCATTTGTTTTTTCGTTTACTATTGTTGCCGCTGTTCCGGCGAACATTAGAATGAATGTTCCAATGAATTCAGCTCCCACCTGATCATACAAATTTGCCACTGTGGCGTAAGTGCATATTACCTTTCTGGCAAGACGAACAGAAGGAGGTGACAAAGAGCAAGAGAGTTTCATATCCTAATTGTAAAAGAAAGAGAAGTTacagaaagagaaattacaataATGCTTGAGCAGTTGAGCTTGGGTAATGATATATCCATGGTTCTTTAAATATGTAGAGGGGGTACAATCCGTACTTCTTCCTTATGctttatttcatacatgatttataaaaataaaatacaccataattgaattaattaattaataatgcaaCATAGGATATATTAGTATGACACCATATGAGATTCCTTGTATTTCAGAAGATGTACAACTTTCTGTCAAaccttatcaattttttttattatgaacttTTTAAATACTACCTATATAATAGTTGTAGAGTAGTAGAGTACTATCAATTATAGGATAATGGAATCCTATTCATTATTAtccttgtaatttttttattcacattTTGTCTATTCACATGGTTTTTGGAACAATATATATAGAGAgcgtttattaattattttttattttgctattaACAAAGTCATGCGGGTTATATCACCATACAAATACAACATCTAAGTGCAAAGAACAACGGaattcaataaaatatttttatgagaACTAGAGCGACTAGTAACTAAATTAAAGTCTAATACAAAATCTGTTTCTTTTCAACAAAGCACATAGAAAAATACACCAAACATCCTTGAGTaatttatttcatgattttcttGCAGAAAGCATCTCCAAGAAAATGACCAAAACATTTAAGAAGGCACcatacaacaaaataaaaccaTAGGCTTCTCCAATAAGAATTGATCCAAAGAATTGTCACCAACACTAAGAGCACGGTGACATAGGATGCAGAGAAAGTCCAATAGAAGGAAGCTAAATCAAAGAAAGAATCATCGCTCTTCTTTCCCTTGTCCAATGGGATTGGAGATGGTGGAACTCGTTTGTTGCTGTTGGTCCAATGGAGAAATGGATTTCCTTCATAGTTGCTATCATCAAAGTTGGCAAATTGGTTTCCTCCAGGTGCTATACCAGATAGATTATTATAGGACACATTGAAGATCTCCAAAGAGTACAAGTCCTGAAGATCAAGAGGAATTTGTCCACTCAAACTGTTATTTGAAAGATCCAAGCTTTCTATGTTTTGTAGATTGTGAAAGTTCTCAGGAATGGATCCATTGAGACGGTTGTGCGACAAATTGAGTGAATGGAGGCTTCTGAGATCTCCTAACTCGTGAGGAATCTCTCCTGTCAATTGGTTAGACGACAAATCTAATGCTGACATAGTTTTAAGTGAAGAACCTTCATACGAAAAGAATGAGCCTTTTGTCATGAACTGCACTTCTCCCAACCTAAACATAAGACGAAACATTGGTGCAATATATCTTCTCGCTTGGCCATAAGATACCGATGTTTCTATTCCATGCGAGACGATGATTTTTATGTCCCGAAATGCTATGTTATTCAAACAAGAAGGTATAGATCCAGTTATGTTATTACGTGAAAGGTCTAAAATCTGTAGGCTTTTTAACTGACATATCTGACTGGAAAGTTCGGCTTGCAATTGGTTTCCTGCTAATAAAAGAAACACCAAAGACTCAATGCCGTAGATGCTTCCCGGAATAGTTCCCGTGAAATCATTGTCACTCAAATCAAGGGCAACTATGTTGATGCTTTGAGAAACAGGATAAATATCAGGTATCACACCAGTAAGACGATTTCCTTGCAGGCTCAAGAAAACTAAAGATGAAGGTATCCATAAATTATTGTCAAGTTCGCCACACAATTGATTATGAGACAAGTCTATAATGTTAAGACCACTAACTTGATGCGTATCTGATTGTGAGGTGCCTCCATCAAATATGTCCGGCACCTTGCCAGAGAAATTGTTGTACCCCAAATTTAATATTCTCAAGCTTGGCATGTGTCTTATTGAATCGGGTAAGCTACCTCTTAAGGAGTTATGCGAGAGATCAAGAGTTCGGAGTGATGTCATATTTTCCAGACATGTTCCCAAAGTTCCTTGGAGGTTATTACCATTCAAATGTAGCTCTTCAAGTTGCTTCATTTGACATATTATACCTAGATTTAAAAATTACAGTAAGATAAATTAGAATAAGATTATTAGTTTGAGAAATTTTTGTTatactcaatatatatataatatcatgtTAAATCATGCAAAATTATGATTAAATAGAGATATTGATTCTACTCAAATTTAGTCTACCATGGATAACAGATTGTTTTTCTTGGATTTCGCTCGGATCGGCTCAAACAAATAAATTGTTTACAAAATTTGCCACAAGAATCAATTCAGAGTAGATGTGATTTCTTTTTGAGTTGCGTTATTGTTATTAGGATTTACAAACGGTGTAACCAATAagaataaaaatgtaaaaataataagtatagaaaataagtagtaaaaaaaacatgtatagaaaataaaaaatttataaattataaaatttgtattaaaatatataaaaattgataaatgTTTAAATGAAATGTCAAAATTGAAATAACAGAAGAAAAAGAGATGTAACGGAAATgattagaaaaaaatagaaaaaaagtctAAGAAccaacaactttattaaattttggctaGCATGTATCCaccaaaagaaaagtgagtaatcttgtattattggatgaaattttacaccattaaaatcatcattaataattacttgatggttacaaatcacaaaaattactgcctCCTAACACTCCTCAAACTTAGACTCAAGTGAACTTGGACACCAAATATAAATTATCTTGACCACAAAatctaatctttttattttttctaaccaTAGACTGCTTTACgcgaacataatatatatatatatatatatatataatgactatTCTGTCTGAGCAAAAGTGTGTTGCTTCTCATATCCCTAAATTATTGGTTGGAGGGGAGTAATGACAAAACAATATAGGGAGGAGTTACGACAGTGACAATTATAATGAGGAGCGATGACGGATACGAGACCAATGAAAAAAATAACGCAGCAAAAAAAAAGgttcaaaaattagagatttgTTTTTTGGTTAGATATTTTTGTTAAGAGGgagaataataattttatttttttgtttcatgtAATCTAATTTTTAAAGTAGGTTTAATCTTAAATtcaatccaataataataattacattctcacctttttatttaaaaaatttattctcaatatatatataaatcttttTCTCTCCTATTCACTTCTAATTATGATAATTGGAAAAGAATAATGAATTGTATTAATTAAAGTTTTAAAAGTAACTTCATTTATTTACATAATTTCTTAGGAATGCCAATATTATTATTCAGCAAATTTGTAAAGTGTAAACGAtggatatttaaataataaaaaaaatataaattttatgatgtctataat contains:
- the LOC112773217 gene encoding uncharacterized protein, which gives rise to MDWPKRKPWLVLVVTTIVLVEVFGNVNGCFPEEKKSLLEFKAAYCNETLLPSWVDHPNSDCCHWERVTCDSSSGHVFNLSLQNLGKHDINGDCLSPHLNWSLFLSFKELTSLDLSHNCFQDFVFYEGIICQMKQLEELHLNGNNLQGTLGTCLENMTSLRTLDLSHNSLRGSLPDSIRHMPSLRILNLGYNNFSGKVPDIFDGGTSQSDTHQVSGLNIIDLSHNQLCGELDNNLWIPSSLVFLSLQGNRLTGVIPDIYPVSQSINIVALDLSDNDFTGTIPGSIYGIESLVFLLLAGNQLQAELSSQICQLKSLQILDLSRNNITGSIPSCLNNIAFRDIKIIVSHGIETSVSYGQARRYIAPMFRLMFRLGEVQFMTKGSFFSYEGSSLKTMSALDLSSNQLTGEIPHELGDLRSLHSLNLSHNRLNGSIPENFHNLQNIESLDLSNNSLSGQIPLDLQDLYSLEIFNVSYNNLSGIAPGGNQFANFDDSNYEGNPFLHWTNSNKRVPPSPIPLDKGKKSDDSFFDLASFYWTFSASYVTVLLVLVTILWINSYWRSLWFYFVVWCLLKCFGHFLGDAFCKKIMK